From Kineosporia succinea, the proteins below share one genomic window:
- a CDS encoding SAM-dependent methyltransferase, which produces MTEQQPALIQALGARGVVREWARGAQTLAVVEAAHRLGWLEALREPVTVDALVGPGWSANRVRVVTDVLAEAGVITRTEAGLQLTPPFAALLSGPSGVGLDVVLASVRQDLQALATLDRDAPRPVDGEAALVVARDAGVRADPVTQALYRSVYDALPEVAELLRGGGPMLDLGSGVGGALLTTAQLYPKLKLVGVEIVPEVAAEAERRRDDLGLADRVEIRCADARDLADDNAFRVAYWAQCFFPDDTREGTLAALRRVLTDDGLLILQEQLSTPYDAVQLAQRGISAGHTTSELAREAEKAGFRLVREVATHLGNLTLVRNQS; this is translated from the coding sequence ATGACCGAACAGCAGCCCGCACTGATCCAGGCACTGGGTGCCCGCGGCGTGGTGCGTGAATGGGCCCGCGGCGCGCAGACCCTGGCCGTGGTCGAGGCCGCGCACCGTCTGGGCTGGCTCGAAGCGCTTCGGGAGCCGGTCACGGTGGACGCGCTGGTCGGCCCGGGCTGGTCGGCGAACCGGGTGCGGGTGGTCACCGACGTGCTGGCCGAGGCCGGCGTGATCACGCGGACCGAGGCCGGCCTGCAACTGACACCCCCGTTCGCGGCCTTGCTGAGCGGCCCCTCGGGGGTGGGGCTGGACGTCGTGCTGGCCTCGGTGCGCCAGGACCTGCAGGCCCTGGCCACGCTCGACCGGGACGCGCCCCGGCCCGTCGACGGGGAAGCGGCCCTCGTCGTCGCCCGCGACGCCGGGGTGCGGGCCGACCCGGTGACGCAGGCGCTCTACCGATCCGTCTACGACGCGCTCCCCGAGGTCGCCGAGCTGCTGCGGGGTGGTGGCCCGATGCTCGACCTCGGCAGCGGCGTCGGCGGTGCCCTGCTGACCACGGCCCAGCTCTACCCGAAGCTGAAGCTCGTCGGCGTCGAGATCGTGCCCGAGGTCGCCGCCGAGGCCGAACGCCGCCGTGACGACCTCGGCCTCGCCGACCGGGTCGAGATCCGCTGCGCCGACGCCCGGGACCTGGCCGACGACAACGCCTTCCGCGTCGCGTACTGGGCCCAGTGCTTCTTCCCCGACGACACCCGCGAAGGCACCCTCGCCGCCCTGCGCCGGGTGCTGACCGACGACGGCCTGCTCATCCTGCAGGAGCAGCTGTCCACCCCGTACGACGCCGTGCAGCTGGCCCAGCGGGGGATCAGCGCCGGGCACACGACCTCCGAACTCGCCCGGGAGGCCGAGAAGGCCGGCTTCCGTCTCGTCCGTGAGGTGGCCACCCACCTCGGCAACCTGACCCTGGTGCGCAACCAGTCGTGA
- a CDS encoding CBS domain-containing protein, whose amino-acid sequence MRPLRGWRVRETLLCIMNEHLTTRRSLTGTVGDLVVRHPKTLPAGITVGQARAAFGDHVHMLLLTEHGVLRGTLVREDLTGDAGSPALDRARLEGRTIPADVPADQARELLVRRGARRLAVVDDTGHLLGLLCLKRRLHGFCSDADVEARAADPHRTP is encoded by the coding sequence ATGCGCCCTCTGCGGGGGTGGCGCGTCCGTGAGACGCTGCTGTGCATCATGAACGAGCACCTGACCACGCGCCGCTCGCTCACGGGCACCGTGGGCGACCTCGTGGTGCGCCACCCCAAGACCCTCCCGGCCGGCATCACGGTCGGTCAGGCGCGGGCGGCGTTCGGTGACCACGTGCACATGCTTCTGCTCACCGAGCACGGGGTCCTGCGGGGCACTCTCGTGCGTGAGGACCTCACCGGTGACGCCGGCTCCCCGGCCCTCGACCGGGCCCGGCTCGAGGGTCGCACGATCCCCGCCGACGTCCCCGCCGACCAGGCCCGCGAGCTGCTCGTGCGCCGGGGCGCACGCCGCCTCGCGGTGGTCGACGACACCGGTCACCTGCTCGGCCTGCTGTGCCTCAAGCGCCGCCTGCACGGGTTCTGCAGCGACGCGGACGTCGAGGCCCGCGCGGCCGACCCGCACCGAACGCCCTGA
- a CDS encoding TetR/AcrR family transcriptional regulator, which translates to MRQKSVVDDVMRAALELFAEQGYANTSVQQLVEAAGVTKGALYHYFQSKDDLLFAIYERILTVQTEHLHAIVEKNLGVEETVRRVCVDVVETSVDFLLEGTVFFRSQHMLSAPRQQEVTRRRRAYHDVFTGLLTQGQAEGLYRTDVPVTVMTAHFFSDLHYLSSWYSPAGAEDKTTLAHQLTDMFLRSIRTD; encoded by the coding sequence ATGAGGCAGAAGAGCGTCGTGGACGACGTGATGCGGGCAGCCCTGGAGCTGTTCGCCGAACAGGGGTACGCCAACACCTCGGTGCAGCAGCTGGTCGAGGCCGCCGGTGTCACCAAAGGCGCCCTGTACCACTACTTCCAGTCCAAGGACGACCTGCTCTTCGCCATCTACGAGCGCATCCTGACCGTCCAGACCGAGCACCTGCACGCCATCGTCGAGAAGAACCTCGGCGTCGAGGAGACGGTGCGCCGGGTCTGTGTCGACGTGGTCGAGACCTCGGTCGACTTCCTGCTCGAGGGCACCGTCTTCTTCCGCAGCCAGCACATGCTCTCGGCACCGCGCCAGCAGGAGGTCACCCGCCGCCGCCGGGCCTACCACGACGTCTTCACCGGTCTGCTCACCCAGGGCCAGGCCGAGGGGCTGTACCGCACCGACGTCCCGGTGACCGTGATGACGGCCCACTTCTTCTCCGACCTGCACTACCTGTCGTCGTGGTACTCCCCGGCCGGCGCGGAGGACAAGACGACACTGGCCCATCAGCTGACGGACATGTTCCTGCGTTCCATCCGGACCGACTGA